From Roseofilum capinflatum BLCC-M114, one genomic window encodes:
- a CDS encoding peroxiredoxin — protein MSLSVGTTAPAFTAKDTNGNSVSLSDFSGKTVVLYFYPKDDTPGCTKEANSFKEAYGEYQGKEIVVLGVSMDDEASHQKFTEKYGLNFPLLADTDGALTKAYDVEGGGYSKRVTYVIDGSGKIIKVYEGANLNTATHAQDILAELGL, from the coding sequence ATGTCTTTATCCGTCGGCACAACCGCCCCAGCATTTACCGCCAAAGATACCAACGGTAATTCGGTTTCCCTCTCTGATTTTTCCGGCAAAACCGTAGTTCTCTATTTCTATCCCAAGGATGATACTCCCGGATGTACCAAAGAAGCGAACAGCTTTAAGGAAGCCTATGGGGAATATCAAGGCAAAGAAATTGTTGTCTTAGGGGTGAGCATGGATGATGAAGCCTCTCACCAGAAGTTTACCGAAAAATATGGCTTAAACTTTCCCCTCTTGGCCGATACCGATGGCGCACTGACCAAAGCTTATGATGTGGAAGGCGGCGGTTATTCCAAGCGCGTGACTTATGTAATTGATGGTTCGGGAAAAATCATCAAAGTCTACGAAGGCGCTAACCTAAATACGGCCACCCATGCCCAAGATATTTTAGCTGAACTCGGTCTTTAA
- a CDS encoding Npun_F0494 family protein produces MSSVHSSPLSQPDRLTWTRADLALRCSPFQLQLFIDLKSRSIPLAAIASQAGFTAHYTHTPLTEIAAEDALLWLIQVGILRREVDGQGITDRFRLTPLGRQLIEHWEQQTGTLPTPSIGDRLYNRFHQLIPWFLR; encoded by the coding sequence ATGTCCTCGGTTCACTCTTCTCCCCTTTCTCAACCCGATCGCCTCACCTGGACGCGAGCCGATCTCGCTCTGCGGTGTTCTCCGTTTCAACTGCAATTGTTTATCGACTTGAAAAGCCGCAGCATTCCCTTGGCGGCGATCGCCTCTCAAGCCGGATTTACAGCCCATTATACCCACACCCCCCTGACGGAAATCGCGGCTGAAGATGCCCTCCTCTGGTTAATTCAGGTGGGTATTTTGCGCCGGGAAGTAGACGGACAAGGGATTACCGATCGCTTTCGCCTCACCCCACTAGGTCGTCAACTGATTGAACATTGGGAACAGCAAACCGGAACCCTTCCGACTCCCTCCATCGGCGATCGTCTCTATAACCGTTTTCATCAACTCATTCCCTGGTTTCTGCGATAA
- the cobQ gene encoding cobyric acid synthase CobQ: MKAIMVVGTTSHAGKSLLCTALCRILARQGWHLTPFKGQNMALNAYVTPTGGEIGYAQAVQAWAAGVPPQVAMNPILLKPQGNMTSQVILLGEAVGQVSAENYYKDYFDRGWKAITQSLEQLSYEFDLVVCEGAGSPAEINLKHRDLTNMRVAKHLNASTVLVVDIDRGGAFAHVVGTLELLEPEERNLIKGIVINKFRGQRSLLQSGIEWLENYTGIPVLGVIPWLDMAFPAEDSLSLLERDGGSSKGSVDLNIAVLRLPHIANFTDFDPLDSEASVKVKYISPHESLGYPDAVIIPGSKTTIADLMVLQKSGMAQELKDYAASGGTLLGICGGFQMLGKMIADPEGLEGEEGRYPGLDLLPIQTVILGKKVARQRSVTSRYPQDSLPITGFEIHQGRTSSISGGEYHCLFDDAQLGMVTHNQAVWGTYLHGIFDNGPWRRMWLNRLRKQRGLLALPTGVPNYREQRELVLDILSDQVAEHLNVRTLV; encoded by the coding sequence ATGAAAGCAATTATGGTAGTGGGAACCACCTCCCACGCAGGAAAATCCCTCTTATGTACAGCCTTGTGTCGGATTTTAGCCCGCCAAGGTTGGCACTTAACCCCCTTCAAGGGACAAAATATGGCCTTAAACGCCTATGTCACCCCCACTGGGGGAGAAATTGGCTATGCCCAAGCCGTACAAGCTTGGGCCGCTGGCGTTCCTCCCCAAGTGGCCATGAATCCCATCCTACTCAAGCCCCAAGGGAACATGACCTCCCAAGTGATTTTGCTCGGAGAAGCAGTGGGGCAAGTGAGTGCCGAAAATTACTACAAAGACTATTTTGACCGGGGATGGAAAGCGATTACCCAATCCCTAGAGCAGTTATCCTATGAGTTTGATTTGGTCGTTTGCGAAGGAGCAGGCAGTCCGGCAGAAATCAACCTCAAACATCGAGATTTAACCAATATGCGGGTGGCTAAACACTTAAATGCCTCGACGGTTTTGGTGGTGGATATCGATCGCGGCGGAGCATTTGCCCATGTGGTGGGAACCTTAGAGTTACTCGAACCGGAAGAGCGCAACTTAATTAAAGGCATTGTGATTAATAAGTTTCGCGGTCAGCGTTCCCTCTTGCAATCAGGCATTGAATGGTTAGAAAACTATACCGGGATTCCCGTTTTAGGGGTGATTCCCTGGCTCGATATGGCCTTTCCCGCAGAAGATTCCCTCAGTTTACTTGAACGGGATGGGGGTAGCTCTAAAGGTTCAGTGGATCTGAACATCGCCGTGCTGCGCTTACCCCATATTGCCAATTTTACCGATTTCGATCCCCTGGATTCAGAAGCGAGTGTGAAGGTTAAGTATATTAGCCCCCATGAGTCCTTGGGATATCCAGATGCGGTGATTATTCCCGGTTCTAAAACCACGATCGCCGATTTGATGGTGTTGCAAAAAAGTGGCATGGCTCAGGAGTTAAAGGATTATGCCGCCAGTGGTGGAACCCTGTTGGGCATTTGTGGCGGGTTCCAAATGTTGGGTAAAATGATTGCCGATCCGGAAGGTCTAGAAGGGGAAGAGGGACGCTATCCGGGTTTAGATTTGTTGCCCATTCAAACAGTGATTTTAGGGAAAAAAGTGGCCCGCCAGCGATCGGTCACCTCTCGCTATCCCCAAGACAGTTTACCCATCACTGGGTTTGAAATTCATCAAGGACGCACCAGTTCCATTTCTGGTGGAGAGTACCATTGTTTGTTTGATGATGCTCAATTGGGGATGGTAACCCATAACCAAGCGGTTTGGGGAACCTATTTACATGGCATTTTTGATAATGGCCCCTGGCGACGGATGTGGTTGAATCGGTTGCGTAAGCAGCGAGGTTTGTTAGCATTGCCTACAGGGGTTCCCAATTATCGGGAACAGCGAGAATTGGTTTTAGATATTCTTAGCGATCAGGTAGCGGAACACTTGAATGTTCGCACCCTTGTCTAA
- a CDS encoding 2Fe-2S iron-sulfur cluster-binding protein: MSQAIAVRFLPDEVTVKAEVGEPLLEVARRAGVTIPTGCLMGSCHACEVEIVGGSTLCACISGVPAGADEITVNLESDPLW, from the coding sequence ATGAGTCAGGCGATCGCCGTTCGATTTTTGCCCGATGAGGTGACAGTTAAAGCTGAAGTGGGCGAACCCTTGTTAGAAGTGGCTCGACGGGCCGGGGTGACCATCCCCACCGGGTGTTTAATGGGGTCTTGCCATGCTTGCGAAGTGGAAATCGTCGGAGGTTCCACCCTTTGTGCTTGTATTAGTGGGGTTCCCGCCGGAGCGGATGAAATCACAGTCAATCTGGAGAGCGATCCGTTATGGTAA
- a CDS encoding PrsW family glutamic-type intramembrane protease, with protein sequence MTGTEPQGFLKPIRGLGKTKSNPPYPLWGTEEIVIGRDPSCQIALDAHRHTIVSRKHAVIRCSPMNGEWEVCDLESANGTYVNQTLLRGCQRLNHGDRLMLGMKGPEFEVELRSGHIAATPTLISSSSASPPVATQSVTLTQLFPIFSTGQELTRKAYLIPASLTALVAVLLFFLRVPELFNLVLGGYLAAIAYTYIYQLCGKHKPWWLLLGSALWTLLLAIPLVKLLAPLFYQGLAGWATGDQFIPTLARQTLGTGLLEELIKAVPIFLVLLWGRFRFISARQTWGVREPLDGILIGTASAVGFTLIETLGLYVPSQIQSIAAISGGDMGQLAGLQLLIPRILGSVSGHLAYSGYFGYFIGLSVLKQKQRWQILAVGYSTAALLHGLWNTTGTFVASQVSLFAGLISLAAIGILSYAFLAAAILKARALSPTRSQNFATRIK encoded by the coding sequence ATGACTGGGACTGAGCCTCAAGGATTCTTAAAACCGATTCGGGGGTTAGGCAAAACCAAGTCTAATCCCCCCTATCCCCTATGGGGAACAGAAGAGATTGTCATCGGGCGCGATCCCAGTTGCCAAATTGCCTTAGATGCTCACCGACATACCATTGTCTCCCGCAAACATGCGGTGATTCGCTGTTCTCCAATGAACGGCGAATGGGAAGTTTGTGACCTAGAGAGCGCCAACGGAACCTATGTGAACCAAACCCTGTTAAGGGGATGTCAGCGCTTAAACCATGGCGATCGCCTCATGTTGGGCATGAAAGGGCCAGAATTTGAAGTAGAACTGCGCTCTGGACATATTGCCGCGACTCCGACTTTGATCTCTAGCTCTAGTGCTTCTCCACCCGTCGCTACCCAGTCCGTTACCCTCACCCAACTGTTTCCCATCTTCTCCACCGGACAAGAATTAACCCGTAAAGCCTATCTAATCCCTGCTAGTTTAACCGCCCTGGTTGCGGTGCTGCTGTTTTTCCTCCGAGTCCCCGAACTGTTTAATCTGGTTCTAGGGGGCTATTTAGCGGCGATCGCCTATACCTATATTTATCAGCTCTGCGGCAAACATAAACCCTGGTGGCTGCTCCTCGGATCGGCTCTCTGGACGCTCCTGCTCGCCATTCCCCTCGTCAAACTACTGGCTCCCCTCTTTTACCAAGGTTTGGCAGGATGGGCAACCGGAGACCAATTTATACCCACCTTAGCCCGTCAAACCCTAGGCACAGGACTCTTAGAAGAGCTGATCAAAGCTGTACCTATCTTCCTGGTTCTCTTGTGGGGTAGATTCCGTTTTATCTCAGCTCGTCAAACTTGGGGCGTGCGAGAACCCCTCGATGGCATTTTAATCGGTACAGCCTCGGCTGTGGGATTTACCTTAATTGAAACCCTAGGCTTGTATGTGCCCTCGCAAATTCAAAGCATTGCCGCCATTTCTGGAGGCGATATGGGACAACTGGCGGGACTACAGTTATTAATCCCTCGCATTTTAGGATCGGTGTCTGGACATTTAGCCTATAGCGGCTACTTCGGCTACTTTATCGGCCTGAGCGTGCTGAAACAAAAGCAACGATGGCAAATTCTGGCCGTGGGTTATAGCACTGCTGCCTTACTACACGGACTCTGGAATACCACGGGAACTTTTGTGGCCTCCCAAGTGTCTCTATTCGCTGGGTTGATCTCTCTAGCGGCCATTGGCATCTTATCCTATGCCTTCTTAGCTGCGGCGATTTTGAAAGCTCGGGCCCTGTCTCCGACGCGATCGCAAAACTTTGCGACTCGAATTAAATAG
- the def gene encoding peptide deformylase has translation MTSSVLVEKIKLDRPPLDIHTLGDRVLRTNAKRISKVDESIRQLAKEMLQTMYSSDGIGLAAPQVAIAKQMVVIDCDPEEPANVPLILINPTIKSYGRELCTYQEGCLSVPGVYMDVQRPDAIQVSYKDEYGRPKTLKADGLLSRAIQHELDHLQGVMFVDRIENAIALNEELQKFGFSIQDVKPYS, from the coding sequence ATGACTTCTAGCGTTCTGGTAGAAAAGATAAAACTCGATCGCCCCCCACTCGATATCCATACTCTAGGCGATCGCGTCCTGCGGACGAATGCCAAACGGATCTCCAAAGTTGATGAGAGTATCCGTCAACTGGCTAAAGAAATGTTGCAAACCATGTATAGTTCCGATGGCATCGGCTTGGCAGCACCGCAAGTGGCGATCGCTAAACAAATGGTGGTGATCGACTGCGATCCGGAAGAACCAGCCAACGTTCCCTTAATCCTGATTAACCCCACCATTAAATCCTACGGTCGTGAACTCTGTACCTATCAAGAAGGATGCCTGAGTGTTCCAGGGGTGTACATGGATGTGCAGCGACCGGACGCGATCCAAGTGAGCTACAAAGATGAGTATGGCCGACCCAAAACCTTAAAAGCCGATGGTCTTCTCTCCCGTGCCATTCAGCATGAACTGGATCATCTCCAGGGAGTAATGTTTGTTGACCGCATAGAAAATGCGATCGCCCTGAATGAAGAATTGCAAAAATTTGGCTTTTCTATCCAAGACGTTAAACCTTACTCCTAG
- a CDS encoding prolyl oligopeptidase family serine peptidase — protein sequence MSEVSPVFDYPPTRQVDQVDDYHGTSVSDPYRWLEDLESPQTQAWVEAQNQITFEFLEKIPTRTALKTRLEELWNYEKYGIPSKQGDRLFYFKNSGLQNQSVLYCLKESDPDPQILLDPNTLSEDGTLALSRISISDNGEYLAYGLSQSGSDWQEWKVRQIDTQEDLTDHLKWIKFSSVTWSKDNQGFYYNRYAEPKEGQEYQEQNYYEKLYYHRLGDSQAEDRLIYERPDQKEWGFSPEITEDGQYLLISVWRSTELKNLVFYQDLSQDNSPIIELIPEFEASYQFIGSQGSTLWFKTNWQAPKWRVIAIDINHPEKENWREILPESSNVISQVSLLNHQFVVRSMENAHSQVNLYSLEGEHLKTLALPGLGSVSGFNGKPEDTETFYSFTSYTTPSTIYRYDLLTGESTLYRQPEVNFNPDDYESKQVFYLSKDGTQIPLFITHKKGITLDGSNPTLLYGYGGFSISLTPGFSVSTLVWMEQGGIYAVPNLRGGGEYGEDWHQAGMKQNKQNVFNDFIAAAEWLIEQKYTCSQKLAIAGGSNGGLLVGACLTQRPDLFGAALPAVGVMDMLRFHKFTIGWAWCDEYGCADTPEDFETLYRYSPLHNLKPGTAYPATLVTTSDRDDRVVPSHSFKFAAALQAAHQGSSPVLIRIETKAGHGAGKPTSKQIQEIADKWAFLSQVLDIA from the coding sequence ATGTCTGAGGTTTCCCCAGTGTTTGACTATCCCCCAACCCGCCAAGTCGATCAAGTCGATGATTATCACGGTACATCCGTATCCGATCCCTATCGATGGCTAGAAGATTTAGAGTCCCCACAAACCCAAGCCTGGGTTGAAGCTCAAAACCAAATCACCTTTGAATTTCTAGAGAAAATCCCCACCAGAACCGCCCTGAAAACCCGTCTCGAAGAACTCTGGAATTATGAGAAATATGGCATTCCTTCTAAACAAGGCGATCGCCTATTCTATTTCAAGAACTCTGGCCTGCAAAATCAATCTGTTCTCTACTGTCTCAAAGAATCCGATCCAGACCCCCAAATCTTACTCGATCCCAACACCTTATCCGAAGATGGAACCCTTGCCCTCTCCCGGATTTCCATTTCTGACAATGGGGAATATCTCGCCTATGGTTTATCCCAATCCGGTTCTGATTGGCAAGAATGGAAAGTGCGGCAGATCGACACCCAAGAGGATTTAACCGATCACTTAAAATGGATTAAATTTTCTAGCGTCACCTGGTCAAAAGACAATCAAGGATTCTATTACAACCGCTACGCAGAACCCAAAGAAGGACAGGAATATCAAGAACAAAACTATTACGAAAAACTCTACTACCATCGGTTAGGTGATTCCCAAGCAGAGGATCGCCTGATCTATGAGCGTCCCGATCAAAAAGAATGGGGCTTTTCTCCCGAAATTACTGAAGATGGCCAATACTTACTAATTAGCGTTTGGCGCTCCACAGAACTCAAAAATCTTGTTTTCTATCAAGACTTAAGCCAAGACAACAGCCCGATTATCGAATTAATCCCTGAATTTGAAGCCAGTTATCAGTTTATTGGCTCTCAAGGTTCAACCCTCTGGTTTAAAACCAATTGGCAAGCTCCCAAGTGGCGGGTGATTGCGATTGATATCAACCATCCCGAAAAAGAAAACTGGCGAGAAATCCTTCCCGAATCCAGCAATGTGATTAGCCAAGTCAGTCTGCTCAACCATCAATTTGTGGTTCGATCCATGGAAAATGCTCACTCCCAAGTTAACCTCTATAGCTTAGAGGGAGAGCATCTAAAAACTTTGGCTTTACCGGGTTTGGGTTCCGTGAGTGGATTTAATGGTAAACCTGAAGATACAGAAACCTTTTATAGCTTTACTAGCTATACTACCCCCAGCACCATTTATCGCTATGACTTGCTGACTGGAGAAAGTACCCTGTATCGGCAACCGGAGGTAAACTTTAATCCAGATGACTATGAGAGCAAGCAAGTTTTTTATCTGAGTAAAGATGGGACACAAATTCCTCTGTTTATTACCCATAAAAAAGGGATTACCCTGGATGGCTCGAACCCAACCTTACTCTATGGCTATGGGGGCTTTAGTATTTCCCTGACTCCGGGTTTTTCCGTCAGCACTCTGGTTTGGATGGAGCAAGGGGGAATCTATGCAGTTCCCAATTTACGGGGGGGCGGAGAATATGGCGAAGATTGGCATCAAGCGGGGATGAAACAGAATAAACAGAATGTGTTTAATGATTTTATTGCGGCGGCGGAGTGGTTAATTGAGCAAAAGTATACTTGTTCTCAGAAATTGGCGATCGCCGGTGGCAGTAATGGCGGTTTATTAGTCGGCGCTTGTCTAACGCAACGTCCCGACCTATTTGGCGCTGCTCTTCCTGCTGTCGGGGTCATGGATATGTTGCGCTTCCATAAATTTACCATTGGCTGGGCGTGGTGCGATGAATATGGCTGTGCCGACACTCCAGAAGACTTTGAAACCCTCTATCGCTATTCCCCCTTGCACAACCTGAAACCGGGAACCGCCTATCCTGCTACTCTAGTTACAACTAGCGATCGCGACGATCGCGTTGTTCCCTCCCACAGTTTCAAATTTGCCGCCGCCCTCCAAGCTGCCCATCAAGGTTCATCCCCAGTCTTGATCCGCATTGAAACCAAAGCCGGCCATGGCGCAGGAAAACCCACCAGCAAACAAATCCAAGAAATTGCTGATAAATGGGCCTTTCTCAGCCAAGTTCTCGATATTGCCTAA
- a CDS encoding pentapeptide repeat-containing protein, with product MKASELLARYRAGERNFSQVNLANADLRQASLCEINLTRANLVKVNLAGATLGGATFSQAFMNQATLTGANLIGAHLEEASLHEAFLSDTNLQGANLQGANLSDSNLNDSILNHTNLRGACLSRAKLINASMHHAILEYANLTHAILNGAMLQQAKLAHSILAQCMLEQADLEQADLSQAILMGASLRRAILRGVSLRSTNLMGVSFRSADLHGATLYRAQMCWTNFTQADLSEAVLMDTDFTLSNLSEANLDGASVTGAQFPKGFDANLVRQYRELG from the coding sequence ATGAAGGCTTCAGAACTACTAGCACGCTATCGTGCCGGAGAACGGAATTTTTCCCAAGTCAACTTGGCAAACGCAGACTTGCGCCAAGCCAGTCTCTGTGAAATTAACCTAACGCGAGCGAATCTGGTCAAAGTGAATTTAGCGGGGGCAACCCTAGGGGGAGCAACCTTTAGTCAAGCATTTATGAATCAAGCAACCCTGACAGGAGCTAACCTAATTGGGGCCCACTTGGAAGAAGCCTCTTTGCACGAAGCTTTCCTCAGCGATACCAATCTCCAAGGAGCAAATTTACAAGGGGCGAATCTGAGCGACAGCAATCTCAATGACTCGATCCTAAACCATACCAATTTACGGGGGGCTTGTTTGAGTCGAGCCAAACTGATCAATGCTTCCATGCACCATGCCATTCTGGAATATGCCAATTTAACCCATGCTATCCTCAATGGTGCCATGCTCCAGCAAGCCAAGTTAGCCCATAGCATTTTAGCGCAATGCATGTTAGAACAGGCGGATCTCGAACAAGCGGATCTCAGTCAAGCCATTCTTATGGGAGCGTCTCTGCGTCGGGCGATTTTGCGAGGGGTGAGTTTACGCTCGACCAATTTAATGGGGGTTTCCTTCCGTTCGGCCGATCTGCATGGAGCGACCCTCTATCGTGCCCAAATGTGCTGGACAAACTTCACCCAAGCGGACTTGAGTGAAGCGGTGTTAATGGACACAGATTTTACCCTGTCCAATTTATCTGAGGCTAATTTAGACGGAGCGTCTGTGACAGGCGCTCAGTTTCCCAAGGGATTTGATGCGAATCTAGTTAGGCAATATCGAGAACTTGGCTGA
- a CDS encoding ketoacyl-synthetase C-terminal extension domain-containing protein → MYCVRENRLSEAIAERDSIYAVIKGSAINNDGSLKVSYAAPSVEGQAAVISEALAVATVEASTVSYIETHGTGTPLGDPIEIAALTQAFRETTAEKGFCAIGSVKTNVGHLANAAGVVGLIKTALALKHQVIPASLHYEQPLPQIDFANSPFFVNRQLREWQSNDTPRRAGVSSFGMGGTNVHVVLEEAPEIGNGEPGQERERLSHLFTVSAKTEKGLQTAIAQYLTYLDSSSPAELADICFTANVGRKHFQHRLAVVVESKAELREKLAESKVGNAHPTGPASLILWATRSL, encoded by the coding sequence ATGTATTGCGTAAGGGAGAACCGGTTATCGGAAGCGATCGCCGAAAGAGATAGCATCTATGCTGTAATCAAAGGTTCGGCGATTAATAACGATGGTTCTTTGAAGGTGAGCTATGCCGCTCCATCAGTAGAGGGTCAAGCGGCGGTTATTTCCGAAGCTTTGGCAGTTGCCACAGTCGAGGCCAGTACGGTGAGCTACATCGAAACCCACGGCACGGGGACTCCCCTAGGCGATCCGATCGAAATTGCCGCCCTGACCCAAGCCTTCCGAGAAACCACCGCAGAAAAAGGCTTTTGCGCGATCGGCTCAGTGAAAACCAACGTCGGACATTTAGCCAATGCAGCAGGAGTCGTCGGCTTAATTAAAACGGCTCTAGCGCTCAAACATCAGGTCATTCCGGCCAGCCTGCACTACGAACAACCCTTACCCCAAATCGATTTTGCCAACAGTCCGTTTTTTGTCAATCGCCAACTGCGAGAATGGCAAAGTAATGACACCCCTCGTCGCGCTGGGGTCAGTTCCTTTGGCATGGGAGGAACTAATGTTCATGTTGTTTTAGAAGAAGCTCCAGAGATCGGGAACGGGGAACCCGGCCAGGAACGAGAGCGCCTCTCCCATCTGTTTACCGTATCAGCCAAGACAGAGAAAGGCTTGCAGACAGCGATCGCCCAATATCTGACCTACCTGGACTCTAGCTCGCCAGCAGAACTAGCCGATATTTGTTTCACTGCCAACGTGGGACGCAAGCATTTTCAGCATCGTTTAGCTGTTGTGGTTGAATCTAAAGCTGAATTGCGGGAAAAATTGGCCGAGAGTAAGGTGGGCAATGCCCACCCTACTGGACCGGCAAGCTTAATTTTGTGGGCAACGCGATCGCTGTAA
- a CDS encoding DUF760 domain-containing protein translates to MNHNTQNSHLFEQLANENNALGQYLHSLDAQAVNHLSQPSKEALAVMEHNIVGLLGQLPPDHFGVSITTSREQLGRLLASAMMTGYFLHKAETRMGLEEHWDNLSDEDS, encoded by the coding sequence ATGAATCACAACACCCAAAATTCTCACCTGTTCGAGCAACTCGCTAACGAAAACAATGCCCTAGGCCAATATCTACATTCCCTAGATGCCCAAGCCGTCAATCATCTTTCGCAACCGTCTAAAGAAGCCCTGGCTGTGATGGAACATAATATTGTCGGACTACTTGGACAATTGCCTCCAGACCATTTTGGGGTTAGCATCACCACCAGTCGAGAACAGTTGGGGCGTTTGTTGGCTTCGGCAATGATGACGGGCTATTTTCTGCATAAAGCCGAAACCCGCATGGGGCTAGAAGAGCATTGGGACAACTTGAGTGATGAAGACTCGTAA
- a CDS encoding pentapeptide repeat-containing protein: MTIKKIPTYAILLLSVFLIFSLSLTGAMGNLSPALAQNYEKVDLKRADFSGKDLKQAQFDQADLTESSFVGADLRGASLFGAKLIRANLEGADLRYSTIGEANFRKANLKNVLFEGAFAQLASFRDANIEGADFTDVILRDDAQEYLCAIAKGTNPITGENTRDTLYCN, from the coding sequence ATGACCATCAAAAAAATCCCTACTTACGCAATCCTATTGTTGAGTGTATTCCTGATCTTCAGCCTGAGCCTCACCGGAGCTATGGGCAACCTATCCCCAGCCTTAGCCCAAAACTATGAAAAAGTAGACCTTAAAAGAGCTGATTTTTCCGGCAAAGACCTGAAACAAGCCCAATTCGATCAGGCAGACTTGACCGAAAGTAGCTTTGTGGGGGCAGACTTGCGGGGAGCGAGTTTATTTGGAGCCAAATTAATTAGAGCCAATTTAGAAGGGGCGGATCTGAGATATTCCACCATTGGAGAAGCTAATTTTAGGAAGGCGAATTTAAAAAATGTTCTCTTTGAAGGCGCTTTTGCCCAACTAGCCAGCTTTAGAGATGCTAACATCGAAGGAGCCGACTTTACCGATGTGATTCTCCGAGATGATGCTCAGGAATATCTATGTGCGATCGCCAAAGGAACCAACCCGATCACCGGAGAAAACACCCGCGACACCCTTTACTGCAATTAG
- a CDS encoding YraN family protein, producing the protein MEINPGIQGEEVVAQWLQQQGARILHRRWRCRWGELDLIAQWGEELVFVEVKTRSAGNWDHNGLTAISSRKQEKLRCAAELFLAESPQWCEWGCRFDVALVYCQPVGQLADVKAIAPPVTYENHQFLIIDYLQDAFSG; encoded by the coding sequence GTGGAGATCAATCCAGGAATTCAAGGGGAAGAGGTGGTTGCCCAATGGTTGCAACAGCAAGGGGCAAGGATTTTGCATCGTCGCTGGCGCTGTCGTTGGGGAGAGTTGGATCTGATTGCCCAATGGGGGGAAGAGTTGGTCTTTGTGGAGGTGAAAACCCGCAGTGCTGGCAATTGGGATCATAATGGGTTAACGGCGATCTCTTCTCGTAAACAGGAGAAATTGCGCTGTGCGGCTGAGTTGTTTCTGGCTGAGTCTCCCCAATGGTGTGAATGGGGATGTCGGTTTGATGTGGCGTTGGTGTATTGTCAGCCGGTGGGTCAGTTGGCAGATGTAAAGGCGATCGCCCCCCCTGTAACCTATGAAAATCACCAATTCCTGATTATAGACTATCTTCAAGATGCATTTTCAGGCTAA